A single genomic interval of Microbacterium hydrocarbonoxydans harbors:
- a CDS encoding glycoside hydrolase family 3 N-terminal domain-containing protein encodes MMSQSPGAAGHSPRVEALLARMTLDEKQAQLVGFWVDQGDEVVAPMAGEKKSSTRYEDAAAHGIGHLTRVYGTRPVDPVERADWLWAEQRRLQQETRLGIPAIVHEECLTGLAAWKAATFPTPLAWGASFDPDLVEEVGRAVGASMRTLGIHQGLAPVLDVIRDPRWGRVDECIAEDPLVVGTVGTAYIRGLQSEGVHATLKHFVGYSASKAGRNHAPVSAGQREIEDVLLPPFEMAIREGGARSVMNSYVDIDGVPVTADPRYLTGVLRERWGFDGVVVSDYFAVDFLRSMHKVAADSADAARLALTAGIDVELPSPDAYVTLAEQVRDGRLSPDILDRAVGRVLAQKEELGLLDADFSTPPTAIDLDPAEHRALARRLAEESVVLLSNDGSLPLDPSTSSRIAVIGPNADSTEALMGCYSFVNHVLAHHPGTPAGIALPTVVDALREEFPRAEITSAAGCDVESDDRSGIPAAVETAAAADLAIVVVGDRAGLFGRGTVGEGNDVEDLELPGIQRALVEAILATGTPVVLIAMTGRPYVLDWALPPRAGAAGTLVGLGAVDAEVSTTAATGPLPAAVLQTFFPGEEGAPALAALLSGRVAPSGRLPVSLPRSGGAQPYSYLHPVLGGRTDVTSADPTPVRPFGFGLSYTTFTYDDLTAPSTVSAGETMRATVRVRNTGDVEATDVVQLYAHDEVASVTRPLAQLVGYRRVALAPGAEEIVSFDVPIDRLAFTGLDGVRRVESGAVRLWVGGACDDEETVARIDVV; translated from the coding sequence ATGATGTCGCAGTCCCCCGGCGCCGCCGGCCACTCCCCCCGCGTCGAGGCGCTCCTGGCGCGGATGACCCTCGACGAGAAGCAGGCGCAGCTCGTCGGCTTCTGGGTCGACCAGGGCGACGAGGTCGTCGCCCCGATGGCCGGCGAGAAGAAGAGCTCCACCCGGTACGAAGACGCCGCGGCGCATGGGATCGGCCACCTCACCCGCGTCTACGGCACCCGGCCGGTGGATCCGGTCGAGCGAGCCGACTGGCTGTGGGCCGAGCAGCGTCGGCTGCAGCAGGAGACCAGACTCGGCATCCCGGCCATCGTGCACGAGGAGTGCCTGACGGGTCTGGCCGCCTGGAAGGCCGCGACCTTCCCCACCCCGCTCGCCTGGGGAGCCTCGTTCGATCCGGACCTCGTGGAGGAGGTCGGGCGCGCGGTGGGCGCGTCGATGCGCACGCTCGGCATCCATCAGGGTCTGGCTCCGGTGCTCGACGTCATCCGGGACCCCCGCTGGGGACGGGTCGACGAGTGCATCGCAGAGGATCCACTGGTCGTGGGCACCGTCGGCACCGCGTACATCCGGGGCCTCCAGAGCGAGGGCGTCCATGCGACGCTGAAGCACTTCGTCGGGTACTCGGCGTCGAAGGCGGGACGCAATCACGCGCCCGTGAGCGCCGGACAGCGGGAGATCGAGGACGTGCTGCTGCCGCCGTTCGAGATGGCGATCCGCGAGGGCGGCGCCCGTAGCGTGATGAATTCCTATGTCGACATCGACGGCGTTCCCGTCACCGCCGACCCCCGGTACCTCACCGGCGTCCTGCGTGAGCGCTGGGGGTTCGACGGCGTCGTCGTCTCGGACTACTTCGCGGTCGACTTCCTGCGCAGCATGCACAAGGTCGCGGCCGATTCCGCCGACGCCGCTCGGCTCGCGCTGACCGCCGGCATCGACGTCGAGCTCCCCTCCCCCGACGCCTACGTCACCCTGGCGGAACAGGTCCGCGACGGCCGGCTGTCACCCGACATCCTCGATCGAGCGGTCGGCCGCGTGCTCGCTCAGAAGGAGGAGCTCGGACTGCTGGATGCCGACTTCAGCACGCCTCCGACGGCGATCGACCTCGACCCGGCCGAGCACCGCGCCCTCGCACGGCGTCTCGCCGAGGAGTCCGTCGTGCTGCTCAGCAACGACGGCTCCCTCCCGCTGGACCCGTCGACATCGTCGCGGATCGCGGTCATCGGTCCCAACGCCGACAGCACCGAGGCGCTGATGGGCTGCTACTCGTTCGTGAACCACGTCCTCGCGCATCATCCCGGCACTCCGGCCGGCATCGCCCTGCCGACCGTGGTCGACGCGCTCCGCGAGGAGTTCCCCCGGGCGGAGATCACCTCGGCTGCCGGATGCGACGTCGAGAGCGACGACCGATCGGGCATCCCCGCGGCCGTCGAGACCGCCGCCGCCGCGGACCTCGCGATCGTGGTCGTCGGCGACCGCGCCGGGCTGTTCGGTCGCGGCACGGTCGGCGAGGGCAACGACGTCGAGGACCTGGAGCTCCCCGGCATCCAGCGCGCACTCGTCGAGGCGATCCTCGCGACGGGCACCCCCGTCGTCCTGATCGCGATGACCGGGCGGCCGTACGTGCTCGACTGGGCGCTGCCCCCGCGGGCCGGCGCTGCCGGCACCCTCGTCGGTCTCGGAGCGGTCGATGCCGAGGTCTCGACGACCGCGGCGACCGGTCCGCTGCCGGCGGCGGTGCTGCAGACGTTCTTCCCCGGCGAGGAGGGCGCGCCCGCACTGGCCGCGCTCTTGAGCGGACGCGTCGCCCCGTCTGGTCGTCTGCCGGTCTCGCTCCCCCGATCGGGGGGTGCGCAGCCGTATTCGTACCTGCATCCGGTGCTCGGCGGGCGCACGGATGTGACCAGCGCCGACCCGACGCCGGTGCGGCCTTTCGGCTTCGGCCTCAGCTACACGACGTTCACCTACGACGATCTGACGGCGCCCTCGACCGTCAGCGCCGGGGAGACCATGCGGGCCACCGTGCGGGTGCGCAACACCGGCGACGTCGAGGCGACCGACGTCGTGCAGCTCTACGCGCACGACGAGGTCGCGAGCGTGACCCGTCCGCTCGCCCAGCTGGTGGGCTACCGACGGGTCGCGCTCGCGCCCGGTGCCGAAGAGATCGTGTCCTTCGACGTGCCGATCGACCGCCTCGCCTTCACCGGACTCGACGGCGTGCGCCGGGTCGAGTCCGGCGCCGTCCGGCTGTGGGTCGGCGGCGCGTGCGACGACGAGGAGACGGTCGCGAGGATCGACGTCGTGTGA
- a CDS encoding carbohydrate ABC transporter permease, producing the protein MTATSVLVTQRPGRAPKPRLPWANPAVYFVALIAVGLMLAPIAYIIVGGFRTNAQITTDPAGLPDPWAIGNYLDVLTGGVFWRQVLNSTIVALATTVGVVALGLMAAYVLARYRFAGRGVLYAFFAAGLMFPLTVAITPLYIVVRSLGLMNSLGGVILPQIAFALPTTIIILVPFLRAIPDEIQEAAFIDGCSRLGFFWRMVLPLSLPGVITTGILAFIGSWNGYLLPLFILNDASAFTLPLGVQSFASQYSVDTAKVLAFTSLSMIPALIFFSLFERRIVGGLTGAVKG; encoded by the coding sequence ATGACCGCCACCTCGGTGCTCGTCACCCAGCGCCCAGGGCGCGCCCCGAAGCCCCGACTGCCGTGGGCGAACCCTGCGGTGTACTTCGTCGCGCTGATCGCGGTCGGCCTGATGCTGGCGCCCATCGCGTACATCATCGTCGGGGGCTTCCGCACGAACGCCCAGATCACGACCGACCCCGCAGGTCTCCCCGACCCGTGGGCGATCGGGAACTACCTCGACGTGCTCACGGGCGGCGTGTTCTGGCGCCAGGTGCTCAACTCCACGATCGTCGCCCTCGCGACCACCGTCGGCGTCGTGGCCCTTGGACTGATGGCGGCCTACGTGCTGGCGAGATACCGGTTCGCGGGGCGCGGAGTGCTCTACGCATTCTTCGCCGCGGGCCTCATGTTCCCGCTGACCGTCGCGATCACCCCGCTCTACATCGTGGTGCGCAGCCTCGGGCTGATGAACTCCCTCGGCGGAGTGATCCTGCCGCAGATCGCCTTCGCCCTGCCGACCACGATCATCATCCTCGTCCCGTTCCTCCGTGCCATCCCGGATGAGATCCAGGAGGCGGCGTTCATCGACGGATGCAGCCGGCTCGGCTTCTTCTGGCGGATGGTGCTGCCCCTCTCCCTCCCCGGGGTGATCACGACCGGCATCCTGGCGTTCATCGGCAGCTGGAACGGCTATCTGCTGCCGCTGTTCATCCTCAACGACGCCTCGGCGTTCACGCTGCCGCTCGGCGTGCAGTCGTTCGCGTCCCAGTACTCCGTCGACACGGCCAAGGTGCTCGCGTTCACCTCGCTGTCGATGATCCCCGCGCTGATCTTCTTCAGCCTGTTCGAGCGGCGCATCGTGGGAGGGCTCACCGGTGCTGTCAAGGGCTGA
- a CDS encoding carbohydrate ABC transporter permease, with translation MPRRRREAVARLEVILLAGPALVVFLAFVIFPVLMAAYYGFFSWQGYGPPTEFVGLKNYLTILQDPLFHDALAHNGIILVLSLVLQGPAAILLALLLNRRMRGQSLIRVLIFIPYVISEVVVGTGWSLMLQTNGAFNALLEKIGLGALATDWLSDPGIAIWTLMAIITWKYVGFAVILFLAGLQGIPEELHEAAAIDGASYWQIQWQITLPLLAPTLRIWAFLSIIGSLQLFDLVYIIWGQYIASTAGTSTMATYMVSEGRNAGNFGYGNAVAVVLFVISLVVALIYQRAVLRRDTEGALTGSSGRRRSRTAPDPQVAPELEKESVR, from the coding sequence ATGCCGCGGCGAAGGCGTGAGGCGGTCGCCCGGCTGGAAGTGATCCTTCTGGCCGGGCCCGCCCTGGTCGTCTTCCTCGCGTTCGTGATCTTCCCCGTGCTGATGGCCGCGTACTACGGCTTCTTCAGCTGGCAGGGGTACGGTCCGCCGACCGAGTTCGTCGGCCTGAAGAACTACCTGACGATCCTCCAGGACCCGCTGTTCCACGACGCCCTCGCGCACAACGGCATCATCCTGGTGCTCTCGCTCGTGCTGCAGGGTCCGGCGGCGATCCTCCTCGCTCTGCTGCTGAACCGGCGGATGCGGGGGCAGTCGCTGATCCGCGTGCTGATCTTCATCCCGTACGTGATCTCCGAGGTCGTGGTGGGCACGGGGTGGAGCCTGATGCTCCAGACCAACGGCGCCTTCAACGCGCTGCTGGAGAAGATCGGGCTCGGTGCGCTCGCGACCGACTGGCTGTCCGACCCCGGCATCGCGATCTGGACCCTGATGGCCATCATCACGTGGAAGTACGTCGGCTTCGCCGTCATTCTTTTCCTCGCAGGCCTCCAGGGCATCCCCGAGGAGCTGCACGAGGCCGCGGCGATCGACGGGGCGTCGTACTGGCAGATCCAGTGGCAGATCACCCTGCCGCTGCTCGCGCCGACCCTGCGCATCTGGGCGTTCCTCTCGATCATCGGCTCGCTGCAGCTGTTCGACCTCGTCTACATCATCTGGGGGCAGTACATCGCCTCGACCGCCGGCACCTCGACGATGGCCACCTACATGGTCTCGGAGGGCCGGAACGCCGGGAACTTCGGCTACGGCAACGCGGTCGCGGTCGTACTGTTCGTCATCTCGCTCGTCGTCGCGCTGATCTACCAGCGCGCCGTGCTGCGCCGCGACACCGAGGGCGCGCTCACAGGCTCGTCCGGACGTCGACGCTCACGCACAGCCCCCGACCCGCAGGTCGCCCCCGAACTCGAGAAGGAGTCCGTCCGATGA
- a CDS encoding ABC transporter substrate-binding protein has protein sequence MNSRRLPLASAVTVLAVGALALSGCTADSSGTGDGGDTSMTLWHNSTTGPGVEFWEKTVADFEADNPGVTIEVQSIQNEDLDGKLQTALNSGDAPDIFLQRGGGKMAAMVKAGQLKDLTEAIDGPAADEIPDAAYSASSLDDKVYAMPVAVLPGGLFYSQDLFDQAGITENPTTLDELEEATEALKAAGIDPIALGAKDAWPAAHWYYWFALRECSSDTLATAADEMDFSDDCWIRAGEDLEAFAATEPFNAGFLTTTAQQGAGSSAGLIANHKAGMELMGAWNPGVIGSLTPDQKPLPDLSWFPFPEVEGGDGEPGSMMGGVDGYSCSVDAPDACVDFLNYLGTSDVQTEYYKAFNAPPVNTVAQEAVTEPYLQDILEAYNAAPYATQWLDTVYGQNVGNALNVAVVTMLSGQGTPEDIVKAVQDAAAKA, from the coding sequence ATGAACAGCAGAAGGCTCCCCCTCGCCTCCGCGGTCACGGTGCTGGCCGTCGGAGCGCTCGCGCTCTCGGGCTGCACCGCGGACTCGTCAGGCACCGGCGACGGCGGCGACACCTCGATGACGCTCTGGCACAACTCCACGACCGGTCCCGGCGTCGAGTTCTGGGAGAAGACGGTCGCGGACTTCGAGGCCGACAACCCCGGTGTCACGATCGAGGTCCAGTCGATCCAGAACGAGGACCTCGACGGCAAGCTGCAGACCGCCCTGAACTCCGGCGACGCTCCCGACATCTTCCTGCAGCGCGGCGGCGGCAAGATGGCGGCGATGGTCAAGGCCGGCCAGCTCAAGGACCTCACCGAGGCGATCGACGGCCCGGCGGCCGACGAGATCCCGGATGCCGCATACTCGGCGAGCAGCCTGGACGACAAGGTCTACGCGATGCCCGTCGCCGTGCTCCCCGGCGGACTCTTCTACAGTCAGGACCTCTTCGACCAGGCGGGCATCACCGAGAACCCGACCACCCTCGACGAGCTCGAGGAGGCGACCGAGGCCCTGAAGGCGGCCGGCATCGACCCGATCGCACTCGGCGCGAAGGATGCCTGGCCGGCAGCGCACTGGTACTACTGGTTCGCATTGCGCGAGTGCAGCTCGGACACGCTCGCCACGGCCGCAGACGAGATGGACTTCAGCGACGACTGCTGGATCCGCGCGGGCGAGGACCTCGAGGCGTTCGCGGCGACCGAGCCGTTCAACGCCGGCTTCCTGACGACCACCGCCCAGCAGGGCGCCGGCAGCTCGGCGGGCCTGATCGCCAACCACAAGGCCGGGATGGAGCTGATGGGCGCGTGGAACCCTGGCGTGATCGGCTCGCTCACCCCCGACCAGAAGCCGCTGCCCGACCTCAGCTGGTTCCCGTTCCCCGAGGTCGAGGGCGGTGACGGCGAACCCGGTTCGATGATGGGCGGCGTCGACGGGTACTCGTGCTCGGTGGATGCCCCCGACGCCTGCGTCGACTTCCTCAACTACCTCGGCACCTCCGACGTGCAGACCGAGTACTACAAGGCGTTCAACGCGCCGCCGGTCAACACGGTCGCCCAGGAGGCGGTCACCGAGCCGTACCTGCAGGACATCCTCGAGGCCTACAACGCGGCGCCCTACGCGACCCAGTGGCTGGACACCGTCTACGGCCAGAACGTCGGCAACGCGCTGAACGTCGCCGTGGTGACCATGCTCTCGGGCCAGGGCACCCCGGAGGACATCGTCAAGGCCGTTCAGGATGCCGCGGCGAAGGCGTGA
- a CDS encoding LacI family DNA-binding transcriptional regulator — protein MGARTTIHDVAKAAGVSVSTVSKAVNGRYGIADATVQRVLDAVKLLGYESSLVASSMRARRTGVIGVLLADFEPFSAEILKGVGTAVHDTAFDLLAYSGSHLGAGDGWERRSLSRLSGTLIDAAIMVTPTVVSAGTEIPVVAIDPHTGRADLPTVESDSFGGALAATRHLIELGHRRIGFLAGRPDLRSAGLRDAGYRRALSDAGIPLDPALVGIGRYELEATRASAHAMLSAGSRPTAIFAANDLSAIAVIDVAHELGLRVPDDLSVIGFDDVPEATRRALPLTTIQQPMRRLGAVAAEMVFTLLAGGEIDELNVILPTRLVVRATTAAPPR, from the coding sequence ATGGGGGCACGCACCACGATCCACGACGTCGCGAAAGCGGCAGGGGTGTCGGTGTCGACCGTCTCCAAAGCGGTGAACGGCCGGTACGGGATCGCCGACGCGACGGTCCAGCGCGTGCTGGATGCCGTCAAGCTGCTCGGCTACGAATCGAGCCTCGTGGCGAGCAGCATGCGAGCCAGGCGCACCGGGGTGATCGGGGTGCTGCTTGCGGACTTCGAGCCCTTCAGCGCCGAGATCCTGAAGGGGGTCGGCACGGCGGTGCACGACACGGCCTTCGACCTCCTCGCCTACAGCGGCTCGCACCTCGGCGCGGGCGACGGCTGGGAGCGCCGGTCTCTGAGCAGACTGTCCGGGACTCTGATCGACGCGGCCATCATGGTGACCCCCACCGTTGTCAGTGCAGGCACCGAGATCCCGGTCGTGGCGATCGACCCGCACACCGGGCGGGCCGACCTCCCCACGGTGGAGTCCGACAGCTTCGGAGGCGCGCTCGCCGCGACCAGGCACCTGATCGAACTCGGGCACCGGCGGATCGGCTTCCTCGCCGGGCGGCCGGACCTGCGATCGGCGGGCCTGCGCGACGCGGGCTACCGACGTGCGCTCTCCGATGCGGGGATCCCGCTCGATCCCGCGCTCGTCGGGATCGGCCGATACGAGCTGGAGGCGACGCGCGCCTCAGCCCATGCGATGCTGAGCGCCGGGTCCCGGCCGACAGCGATCTTCGCGGCGAACGATCTGTCGGCGATCGCCGTGATCGACGTCGCGCACGAGCTGGGGCTGCGGGTGCCGGACGACCTGTCGGTGATCGGATTCGACGACGTCCCCGAGGCCACCAGGCGGGCGCTGCCGCTGACGACGATCCAGCAGCCGATGCGCCGGCTCGGAGCGGTCGCGGCGGAGATGGTCTTCACGCTGCTCGCCGGCGGCGAGATCGACGAGTTG